Genomic DNA from Corticium candelabrum chromosome 5, ooCorCand1.1, whole genome shotgun sequence:
TCTGATGGATGGAGACGTTGTTCTGTTTAACAGGCAGCCTTCTCTCCATAAGCTTAGCATTATGGCACATTTTGTATGCTAAAGTGTATATTAATTTAGATAAGCAAAGGTTTTATGTGAGTTTGATGCTCTACTAGGCCAGAGTAATGCCGCACAAGACATTTCGTTTTAATGAATGTGTTTGCACTCCATATAATGCTGACTTTGATGGTGATGAAATGAATTTACATTTGCCACAGACAGAAGAAGCAAAGGCAGAAGCACTTGTTCTAATGGGGGTATGTAAAGTTTGTTATGATTTATGTCATTGTACATATGTAATTTACTGGTTTCCAGATTAAATCAAACCTAGTAACACCAAGGAATGGTGAACTTGTTATTGCAGCCATTCAGGATTTTATAACTGGTCAGTAATTGATAAAATGAGTCAGgctaattattattgtttaaaCTGATTTAGTTATTATGAAAATTGTGTAGAACGTAAACATGTTTGTAGAGGTAGGTTGCTATCTGCCATGTATAGTTTTATAAACAATATCTGTGTCTTCTCATTGGTTGCCATTAGAGGTTGCCATGAAATCAAAGAGAGAACAGCTCTTCATTTTTGCCAAAGACTGCAAGGAATTTCTCTCTCTTTCCTGTCAGAAACATGTGATATGCTTATGATACTGTCTGAGTTTATCTTCAAGCATCTACATGTACCTTGACTCGATGGGCGCTCTACCTGTATtggtgtacatacatacatacatacactgaAATGAGAAAAAAATAAAGCAAATCTATTGAAGCTGGGCATTGGAATCCATTTTTCACAAGCTTTATTATCATGTGGAAGTTAGCTTTAGCAGCGGCTTGGTTGGGATAGTACATCAGAGGGGTGCTCAGCACTATTGACAAATACTGTTGTGGATGGTTtaacttcacacacacacacacacacacacacacacacacacacacacacacacacacacacacacacacacacacacacacacacacacacacacacacacacacacacacacacacacacagcaaatggTAATTGGATAAGGAGTTGCCGGTATACACGGTCACTCCAGCtggatggctgggttcctgtgctcTATGCAGGAGCTATtgccatgctaagcaatctcgtTGAGTCTGGCCAGGTTCTCGCAAGATCATCGCCTGCGACACTAACTATTCTACTACTGCTTAAGACTGCTGAAGCTAATCTACTTCCTACTGCTGATTAGGCATTTTTTTAACAAGTTAAATTAAGGCTGATAGATACACGTGGAATGGTATTAGGTTAAAACAATCTGTAAGGAGACATAGCTGTATTGTGAATTAATCATAGTGTGTTTGCTTTGTGACAAAATTAGGCTCATATTTACTGACACACAAGGACAGATTCTTTGATCGGGCACAAGCATCTCAAATTTTTGCTGCATTGCTTGTACAGAAGGACTCAAAGATGCTTGTTAAATTGCCTTTTCCTGCTATTGTCAAGGTGAATAGTGAGATTAATATTAAGTTAAGTATTGCTCTAAATACTATAATCTTACATCTtacatttgcaatttttagCCAGTTCGGTTATGGACGGGAAAGCAGCTGTTTAGTCTCTTGCTTCGACCACATCCTGATTGCCCTGTAAAAGTCAATGTGCGAGCTAAGGGGAAGCAGTATCGAGACAGTATGGGTGAAGATCTGGCTCCAAATGACTCTTGTATGTATGGGGCTTGGTTGTATAGCctctaatgtattgtataaCTACACTTGATGCCACACAGTTGTTGTAATTCGAAACAGTCAGTTGATGTGTGGAGTGATGGATAAGTCAACACTTGGCTCAGGTTCTAAGTGCAATGTATTTTATGTCATTTTGAGAGACTATGGAGAAGAGGTTTGTGCATAGCATTCATTGATGCTATTTTTATCAtgctttcttcatctgtttaAATGTAGCAAGCAGCAATCTGTATGTCAAGACTGGCTAGAATGTGTCCTTTTTTTCTCAGTAGGTTTACTAGATATGTATTTCTCCAAATAAGTCCCTCTACCCGATTAATTTCTCCTTTGTGTATTTTCTTAGTGTCAAAACACTCTGGCCTTGACTGTATAATTTCTCATTTGAGTACATTTTCAGCTTGAGGCTGTCTATAGGATTTATTTAAGAATTTTTTAAAGTGCTGTATCTCCAGGAATGCTCAAAATGCAAAATTAGAATGGGAGAACATGTCAATAATCTTTTGAAATGATTCAACAAAGGCAGCTGTAGCTTATAATGAGCTCAACACAAGGACATGATGAGCATCCTGTTATTAAAGTTTGTGGTAGTGATGTTCAACGTATTATGCAACTCAGACTGTTTAATATAGAAACATAGCATTTTACTTATTGGTATTTCATGAAAATGTGATGTAATAGCTTCCTCTTTCCAACAATTCTCTTTTTTTAATTATTCTCTGATCCAAGAAGCATTAGTTCTTTTCGGGATTAGTTGGAGAAATGTGGTTGATGGAATTATGATATTGTGTTATATAATGCTCTTGTGTAGGTAACCATGGTTTCTCAGTTGGCATTGGAGACGTTACACCAGGAAAGGCGTTGCTGATTGCAAAAGACGAACTTTTGTCTCAAGGGTTAGTATCTTTATTGTGATGAGACAATGTTGGGTATTATAGAATGTAGCAAACTAGAATTCTATGATATGCACACGAGCAAATTGTTTGAAACATGAACTGTATCTTTGTTGAAAGTAGATCAAACAAGGATGGtcagtgcatgcatgggtaGAGCAGTTCGTTTGTCACAGTTTTTGTACTTTGTTTGTTGAGTTATGATACTGAAATCATTAAGTCTTACTGCCCCTTTAATGCATTTGTCCTAATGTTTGATATGAAACAAAGAATTGTTAACAAAGACGGTAATTGTTTACACACCTTATTAGTTTTTCATACAAATGCCTAATATGTAAGGTACGCAATACCGGTATTTGCACATTTTAGATTGCATGTTTTGAGTCTAAGACAGAAGATTGTAGAAATAGTATTCAGCAGTATGAATTCAGACATTGTGGGTCACATTTTGACGTTGACTAGTAGATTGGAAACTCCAATATTATTTTGTCATCTTTGCAACTGATTGCATTATTTTATAGTACTGTGTGCATGTAGACTATTTCTTAGGTATGGCCAGTGTGCAAATTACATTGAAGAGTTCCATTCAGGTCGACTTCAAACACAACCAGGATGCACAGTTGAAGAAACACTTGAGGTACAGGGTGGTTGACATGCATGGACGTTTGGTAGATAAAGCTATGTCAATGTGTACTATCTGTAGTTGCTGCCAGAGATAACTCTGAATTTTTTGTTAACTACTGACTTGGCATATAATAGCATACCTGTCATAAAAATTGTTGCACAGTTTGACATCAACAAGTGGCACTGGGCATAACCAAGTACCAACCTCTATAGTGTATACTTACTAATGATGAGTTATTGTTCATGTAtttgttgcactataattGACAGAGACTAGACAccaatttatttgtttttaaaaaAGTTACATACTGTGATATATTACTACAAACAGCACTAGAGTAGTTTGAGTAACAATTTGTTTACCTTTATTTCAGATGTAGGAATTAAACTAGGAATCAAGAGCACACTACTTGATTTATGGCTGTGCTTCCACTAGTGCTTAAACTGGATTAACGAATGGTTTAAGCTAAAGTGGTGTAAGGATTGACCTGTTTTACCtacactaaaccagttatattctaaacctaaaccactttcctAAACCCATTTTGTAGTTGGTTTAGTAAGTgttttaggtttaactgtcacatggtagtgtgtgcgtgcttgaaGATGGCTGCTGACAATGTCATTTTAGttttatttactattatttTGTTGGTATGGAATTGCCTCAAAAGATGGAAGCGTCATcaaagagaagagagaaatcagcagctgctgcatgtatgtatctagATGCTGAATTTGGAGTCTCAGTGACAACTACTGTTGCTCTGGCTCAGCGACAGACCAGCCTAGTGTATCACAGCAAGATCGTTCCAGGAATACTGCTTCATTGCCAATGGATTTTGTGGATGTGCAAGTCTATATAGTAAAAACAGTTGCCTGCTGGAACTGTTTTAGCTTATAATCTTGTGTAAGCTAAACTTGTAATTTAAAAATGTGGAGCTAATGGACACATGGCCTATGCTCTTGTGTAATACGTGTTACTAATTTTTATACAAATTATAAAATTGTGGTTACTTAGTGGATTTGTTTTCATTAATTCAAGTGTGTCActattgtctgttttgtgttaggCTAGACTGTTAAAGGAATTATCTGTTATTCGCGATCGTGCTGGACAGACATGCCTTAGAGAGCTACATCCAAGCAATGGCCCTCTGACAATGGCCTTGTGTGGTTCCAAGGGTTCCAATATCAACATATCTCAAATGATAGCTTGTGTTGGACAACAAGCTATCAGTGGAAAGCGCATTCCTGATGGATTTGAAGATCGATCTTTGCCCCACTTTAAGAGGCACTGTGAGTTTTCCAGGTTGGTTTCTTGAGTTAGGATCATTTAATTGTGCTTTGTTGATAGCCAGAGAACCTGCAGCCAAGGGTTTTGTCAGGAACAGCTTCTTTTCTGGCCTTACACCATCAGAGTTCTTTTTTCACACAATGGGAGGCAGAGAGGGTGAGATGCTTATGCTTGCATTATCACATTTTAGTGGCATTggaatgtacagtatataaaGCAAACAGGCAAGTTGGGGAGGTACATATATACTATCCAGCATATACATTATCATTCAATTTATTAGCTTTCGGATTATTCTGACAAACTACTCTGAAGAGCTTTTGGTACAGCTACAGTTAATATAGCAATAACGTCAGTACAGGAGATATGCTTTTTGTGAAATCTAGTAGAGATTTTTGGTAATGCTTGTAATGAGTTGTTTACATTTAATAATACTTATAGATGTTTCTAATGAACTGTGATGGCTGTTTAGGTCTTGTAGACACAGCAGTAAAAACAGCTGAAACTGGTTATATGCAACGTCGATTGGTTAAGGTGAGATGCTTGATTAGAATATAGATTTTTGTTAATGGTTTGCTTGTTATAGTCACTTGAAGATCTCTGTTCTCAGTATGACTTAACAGTCAGGAATTCTGTTGGAAGTGTGGTACAGTTCAAGTATGGAGCAGATGGCTTAGATCCAGCTGCCATGGAGGGTCATGACAAACCTGTTGACTTTAACCGGATGTTACTAGACATTACTGTATTACACTCTGGGGAATAATTTTGGAATTTTTAGCTCACTGGAATCTTTACATGTAATTAGGCTCAAAGCCCGTGTAAAAGTGAATCATGTTTGTCATCATCTCAAGTGCTAGCTATCACAGAACAGTTTTTGTCATCAGAAAGTTGCAGTGGTTGTAGTGAAGAGTTTTGGAAGGACATACGGTTTGTAGTAATGTTATTCTATTTACCAGAGTCtttattgtttctgttgtagaGAATTTGTAAAACATTATTCCAGTCGGTTGCTGGATGCTCATTTAAGACTTGGCCTAGTAAAATCACCTGTGAGGTGGGAGAAATAGCTAATTACAGTAAAAAATTAGTGGTGCCTGACAAGATGGTGTGATGTTGATAACAGTGAATTGAAGCAGTCAGAAGATTGTGGTCTTTCAGTGAATAGAAgcacaggtgtgtgtgtgtgtgtgtgtgtgtgtgtgtgtgtgtgtgtgcgtgtgtgtgtgtgtgtgtgtgtgtgtgtgtgtgtgtgcgcgcgcgcacatgcCCGGATCTGAATGGCAGTGCTCGGAGTTTGAATTACTCTGTGGTTGCTTACCATTTTCCGATACTCTATGGTTCTATCGCTTAGCATTTTTCTATCCTTTGAGTAACTCACCACACCAGCAAGTGAGAAAAGCATGGTTGCAAGACTGGGAAGTCGTAGGATGGCATGCGCCGTTTCTCACTTGTTTACCCACAAAGAACTGGCAAGTCTCTCGGGGTCGATTTCTAGCCTCATACCAGACCCTTGTGCAGTCATGCCCGGTTTCcgtataacacaacaacaccgGAGTTGACGTGTTATATGGGAACCGGGCATGACGGCAcaagggtctggtacgagacTAGTCGATttgctgcacaaagaacatcGACAAAGTCACAGAAGAGGATTCCCTTTTGGTACTTTGCTTCATGTGTTGTGTCTTGAAATCTCTATCACGACACAGTGGAAAATCATATCTCAGATAGACAATAAGACAAAGATGGGGAGATCCTGACAttataaacatcaaacttataAGACGACGTATGCAATGGTTAGGGCATTTGGCTTGAATGCCCAACCATCAAATTCCCAAGATGTGCTTCTTTGGGTGGGTATTGGAAAAACGTCCACAAGGTGGCCCTAAGAAACGctggaaagacataattaggaaagacctaaatgatctgaacattccagaaagctgttggtatgacttagcaaataaatcaAGATCAGCCTGGAAAGACCATTACCATGCCTGTCTGAAGTCTAGTCAACTGTCATATTGCAATGTTGATTTCAAACCGTTGTCTGCCCTGACTGATTTCAGAAACAttagtgacttgaagagacacaaatgcattgctgaaaggaAAAACTTACACATCAGCAAAAAGGAgccattgaatgccagacCTGTAAGAAGTATTTTTGAAGCAAAGGAGGCTATGCAGTACACAAATGCATCGATATGCATGGGAAAATtctgactttgtctttgtccccaCTGAAGGGGTAGCGTGTCtgtttagacggaagcaatacaggaggagaggatgtgtgtgtgtgtgtgtgtgtgtgtgtgtgtgtgtgcatgtgtgtgtgtgtgtgtgtgtgtgtgtgtgtgtgtgtgtgtgtgtgtgtgtgtgtgtgtgtgtgtgtgtgtgtgtgtgttgtttgtagctcaattggttagagagtgcatttggagaatgaaaacatccaggacctttgGGGCATGATTTTAAGTAGGGGATGGGCACAAGCATAATTCCTTaaggcaagaaactcacacgcAATTGCCCCTCTTGACTTgtgagtataaatgagtaccttgtcattgactgggggtggacaaGGCTGCTGGCTTGCAGAACATTACACAGCACTGGTACGTGTgggcttgaggtccagtcctgaGGCTGcaccaaagtcagtgccttggatgctctggccaagCACCTAGTGGTACTACGTCAGCTCAACCTGAACTCCAAGTAGTGCCGGAGGCCCAACCTAGAAATAGCCAGGGTTGCTATCTTTAGTGCCGAAGGGCATatcatttgtccatttgtgtggcttctgtagctcaattggttcaagagttgcatttggaaaaTGGAAACAACATTCAGGACCTTTGGGTCGCGGGTTCAAGTACAGGATGAGCACAGGCGTAATTCCCCTGGGTATGGAACTCAcacgcaattgcctctcttggcttaggagtataaatgagtacctggttcttgactggggtggacaggatcactggcttggcagtaacatgcagcagacgggtacatGTGGGCCTTGTTGtctagtcccagagctgcgccatagttaGTGCCCCTGGATAACTCCAGGTGGAATGTCGGCATTGGCCCTAAGCCTTCACATAGCATAAGGGggcctgtctctagaggcaggggagtcATCTTCATAACAGACCTTTAAGGTCGACGTCGTTTGACGTGAAGGACTTaccatttgtccatttatttttGTGTAGCTGTTTACCATTGTTCTACTGTCTTATGTGATGCTGCCTTTATACAGCTTGTGAGGTCTTAAGACTTACAAAGACACAGCTTGAAATGTGGCTTCAAAGGTGTACAACTGTATATTTGAAAGCTGAAACAGAACCCGGTTGGAATTGTGCCAAAGTTTTGTTAGACTTTGTCATATGTGACAGGGCTATGTTAGGAACTGCTGTTGGTGCATTGTGTGCTCAGAGTATTGGTGAGCCTGGGACACAAATGACTTTGAAGACATTCCACTTTGCTGGAGTCGCTGCAATGAGTACAAAGTGCAGTGATATATTAGAAGTTTTGGTGTCATTATATTCGTTATTTGATCAGATATTACTCTTGGAGTACCAAGAATTAAAGAGATAATCAATGCATCTCGAACCATCAGCACTCCGATTATTACAGTGCCTTTAGAAatagatgatgatgaagaagtaGCTCGTGTGGTAAAGATGCGAATTGAGAAAACTCTGCTTGGAGAAGTAAgtaataccgtatttccgcaCATTTAGCTGCAGGGCTCTCATTAGAAcatttggtactatgtgcctttgtacagtgtggtggGGGAAcagggtagaagccatggaattctcTGGAGGatattgcagacaaaggacaACATTACTGTTATACAGTTGATGAATGTGCGACTGATGCATGAGGTCAGTTCCTACTGACAATTTATCTGTGGaggaagcaaccaaatcagaatcagaaatatcaccatcagtgatgtcttcctttgtctgcaatcctcCAGGAAATTCCATGGctctaccctattccctaaccacactgtacaaagacAGGTGCAGTAGTagtcccaaaatgttctaattAGAGCCCTGCAGCTAAACGCACGGAAATACAATACTAATTTGCTCAGTTTGTAGGAAGCTATGGTACTGGGGCAAACAGTAGAGAAGATACGTTTTTCTAATTGGCATAGTTACTACGTACAAATTCAACATTATGTTTTAAGCACATTCTGAAACTTGTATATAGCTGTCTGTGACAAGTTGAAATCTGGCTAAAATTGTACTACTAATATTAATGCGGGTGCTGATTTGGCTGCTGATGCTGCTTGCAATAAAATATTGGTTTATTGGCAAAAAACactgaattaattaagctgtgcAGCGATGCTGTACTATATTATTGTAACATTGTTGTAGCCAAGTTTTGTAGTGCTCTGGTCTTTGAGACATGTCATGAATTGATTACAGATGATTGTGTGATGTGAAGAGGTATGTCACACACAACTCAAACAATCATAGAACTACGGTGAAAAGATAATAAAAAAACTTGACTACTGTACTAAGTATGTCAATTGGAATCAATGAGTCCTTGTAGCAAGACCTCTGAGTCTAAGTTAGAGGGCTCTTTAGCTTTGCCCACGTGTGTACAGGGGGTACTGGATGTGTGCAAATCAGGCATTGATGAAGGACATTTTGTTAAGTTCAGATTTGGAATGGGCTTAATCTTTATGTAGTTAAGCTTATGGAGTCATGAATCTGATAAGCAATAGCATTCTGCACTGATGAATATTAATGATCAAAGTGTATTACTGTTCAGGTATGCAGTTATCTGGAAGAGGTGTACATGGAAAATCAGTGCTATATTCATTTGAAACTAAATCAGGAACGAATTAGACTGCTAAAGGTATGTTTTGTCAACTTCTATATATTAACTTGAGtagttgtttatttatgtagATTGAAGTCAATGTTGACACAATTCGTGAATCTTTGTGTAATGCTTCAAAGCTCAAGCTACGATACCAAGTATGTAAAATGACAAGTTAAAACCGTAATGTCTCAAAGCACGTTTGCAATGACACTCAGGCTGTTTTTAAGTCATTTTCTGTTTGAGCATGAGTTTTATGGTAACCTGTTTGTGCAGCATGTGGTGGCAGTTGACAAAAGTTCACTTCTGGTGTTTCCACCTGCGTTACCAAAAAGTTCTGTGTACTATGTAATgcaacaactgaaacaagaACTTCCAAGCATTGTGGTTAAAGTAAGGTTTGAGAGTCAGACTACTTCAGATTATCCACATTATTATGCATTAGGGCATACCAAGTATAACAAGGGCAATCATTCATGTTGATGACAGTGGAAAGTCTGAACGGTACAAACTGCTTGTGGAAGGTCTAGACATACGAGCTGTCATGAGCACTCGGGGCATAAAGGGTGTGTCAGTAACATCCAATCATATTGGTGAAGTGGAAAAAACTCTTGGGATAGAAGCAGCAAGGTGGTGATTCTTGACGGTACTCATGATCTTGCTAATTCAGATTTGTCTTACTGTTTGCATTAGAATTACCATCATGACTGAAGTACTAAACACATTGAAAGCCCACGGCATGAGTATTGACAATCGTCATGTTATGCTTTTGGCTGACTTAATGACTTTTCGGGTGAGACCAGACTGATTGTGCAATTTCATGTAGAAGTAATCTTTTTGCTTTCAGGGTGAAGTGTTGGGAATAACTCGCTTTGGTCTGGCGAAGATGAAGGAAAGTGTTCTTATGCTTGCTTCTGTAAGACTACAATCAACTTGAATGGTGTGATAAGCGCTAAGTGCTGTCTCTACTATGGTAGTTTGAAAGAACTGCAGACCATCTATTTGATGCTGCGTTTCTTGGGCAACAGGATGCAATTAATGGTATTGTAACAATGTTTATTATTTACAATGAAAAAATCTTTTTGAGCTTCTTGCATATGTTTAATTGTTGGATATATAGGAGTCAGTGAGTGTATCATTATGGGCATTCCAATGAACACTGGTACTGGGTTGTTTAAACTACTTCACAGGTTGCAACTGCATGATAATTCTTGTTACTTGTGTTTGGCAAATGCCACCAATAACATTCTGTTTCCTTAGACCTGTGAAGAAATCGCATCCTCCAAAGCGATTGCTCATATTTAGCAATAAGGAATTTCACTTGTTTGGGTGAGAGTGGAGTTTGTCAACTATCGATTGATTGACAATAGTATAACTTTGATATAAATGGTCAATAGCTTGATCTTTGCATAAATGGCTTAGCAATACCATTGTTTGAGACTTTCAAGTTAAATtacatacagtatacagtaGAGTGAAAATACAGACTTTTAATTGTCAGAAGGTAGTGGTTTGGAAGTCAGAGCGTACAACAGGGATCGCGACGAGCCTAGCGGACAAAAACGAATGGGTAAGCTCGGAAGAAAGGACTGGACTCTTACTTGTACTATATGAAAGTGTGGCCATCTGGTGACCAACAGTTCAATGATTTCCCAGAAGGCATCAAACGTACTCTTTAGGATCTCCGTGTATGCATATGGCTCTATCACatttttcaataattgttTTAAGAATCGTCTAGACAAAGTCAGTGATAGACAACGAGGTTAGGGACATCACACCAGATTTGCTATCTGAAATATCTGCTCAGATGTTGCTGTAGAGCCTCATCTTCATCCCTTTTCTGGAGAAAGTCTTCAGTGGCTTACTGCAAATTCTGATGATGAAGCACGAGCAGACGTATCTGCACGTGGAGTTCTATTCTAACGCGTCAAGTTACAGACATACCAGGTATACAGGAACCACGAACAAGAAAAACAACGGCGAAAGAGTTAGAGAGATTGATGGAGGAAGCTTCACTCCATTATAGTATTTTTTCAACTGGAAGGATGGGCAAAGAAGCTACCACATTTTTCAAGCATAGAGCTAACAtcatttcaaacaatcaaaataccTCCTATGCATAAACAATGTCTATGACTAAATGCAGACTAACTTTTGCTCTATTACAATCCGCAattctgtgtgtctttttctTTTACAGACATAGTTCTTTTTACTTGACATAGTTTCTTTTAAAATCAcagttgttgtagcagtgtgttgccagTATTGTTGTAACTAAAGCTATTGATGCTCAGatacaataattttattattttttatgttgtgctcaaccagatcagtctggtttgtaaagtctattacaagtaccggaagcaaaccctgcttcagaaatacttagaccatcacggctgtctagaaagaagacatgactttatgaaggatccaagtagatcccagaagcactgttttctgtaagtgctgcaggttgtgatgacctggaataatgttcagccaccatgcaatacctgcgt
This window encodes:
- the LOC134179559 gene encoding DNA-directed RNA polymerase III subunit RPC1-like isoform X3, coding for MVKEQFRETNAGKKISHLQFGLMSPEQMRQQSHVHVVSKSLYGPELPRKPVPFGVLDRRLGISDHESRCDTCGKNLADCIGHFGFLDLELPVFHVGYFRSVVNILQTICKTCSKFLLSKEEQQPFLEIIRKHTATSSSLGLKAIKKKVHDKCRKVSKCPHCGSLNGTVKRCGMLKIIHEKFKVNKKQVDQSVVEFHSSFASALEYNKELEPLLTRVQEILNPLRVMSLFRAIPNEAIPLLGMNSKEGGHPTSLILTRLLVPPACIRPSVAADSAGTNEDDVTVKLSEILFLNDVIRKHRSSGAKMQMIMEDWDYLQLQCALYINSEMSGVPLSLQPKKFTRGFVQRLKGKQGRFRGNLSGKRVDFSSRTVISPDPNLRIDEVAVPVDIAKTLTFPERVTRANVGLMRKLVRNGADVHPGANFIQQKKENFKKFLKYGNREQIANELKFGDTVERHLMDGDVVLFNRQPSLHKLSIMAHFARVMPHKTFRFNECVCTPYNADFDGDEMNLHLPQTEEAKAEALVLMGIKSNLVTPRNGELVIAAIQDFITGSYLLTHKDRFFDRAQASQIFAALLVQKDSKMLVKLPFPAIVKPVRLWTGKQLFSLLLRPHPDCPVKVNVRAKGKQYRDSMGEDLAPNDSFVVIRNSQLMCGVMDKSTLGSGSKCNVFYVILRDYGEEQAAICMSRLARMCPFFLSNHGFSVGIGDVTPGKALLIAKDELLSQGYGQCANYIEEFHSGRLQTQPGCTVEETLEARLLKELSVIRDRAGQTCLRELHPSNGPLTMALCGSKGSNINISQMIACVGQQAISGKRIPDGFEDRSLPHFKRHSREPAAKGFVRNSFFSGLTPSEFFFHTMGGREGLVDTAVKTAETGYMQRRLVKSLEDLCSQYDLTVRNSVGSVVQFKYGADGLDPAAMEGHDKPVDFNRMLLDITAQSPCKSESCLSSSQVLAITEQFLSSESCSGCSEEFWKDIREFVKHYSSRLLDAHLRLGLVKSPVSELKQSEDCGLSVNRSTACEVLRLTKTQLEMWLQRCTTVYLKAETEPGTAVGALCAQSIGEPGTQMTLKTFHFAGVAAMNITLGVPRIKEIINASRTISTPIITVPLEIDDDEEVARVVKMRIEKTLLGEVCSYLEEVYMENQCYIHLKLNQERIRLLKIEVNVDTIRESLCNASKLKLRYQHVVAVDKSSLLVFPPALPKSSVYYVMQQLKQELPSIVVKGIPSITRAIIHVDDSGKSERYKLLVEGLDIRAVMSTRGIKGVSVTSNHIGEVEKTLGIEAARITIMTEVLNTLKAHGMSIDNRHVMLLADLMTFRGEVLGITRFGLAKMKESVLMLASFERTADHLFDAAFLGQQDAINGVSECIIMGIPMNTGTGLFKLLHRLPVKKSHPPKRLLIFSNKEFHLFG
- the LOC134179559 gene encoding DNA-directed RNA polymerase III subunit RPC1-like isoform X5, whose product is MTYTCHLYNSNEQGISDHESRCDTCGKNLADCIGHFGFLDLELPVFHVGYFRSVVNILQTICKTCSKFLLSKEEQQPFLEIIRKHTATSSSLGLKAIKKKVHDKCRKVSKCPHCGSLNGTVKRCGMLKIIHEKFKVNKKQVDQSVVEFHSSFASALEYNKELEPLLTRVQEILNPLRVMSLFRAIPNEAIPLLGMNSKEGGHPTSLILTRLLVPPACIRPSVAADSAGTNEDDVTVKLSEILFLNDVIRKHRSSGAKMQMIMEDWDYLQLQCALYINSEMSGVPLSLQPKKFTRGFVQRLKGKQGRFRGNLSGKRVDFSSRTVISPDPNLRIDEVAVPVDIAKTLTFPERVTRANVGLMRKLVRNGADVHPGANFIQQKKENFKKFLKYGNREQIANELKFGDTVERHLMDGDVVLFNRQPSLHKLSIMAHFARVMPHKTFRFNECVCTPYNADFDGDEMNLHLPQTEEAKAEALVLMGIKSNLVTPRNGELVIAAIQDFITGSYLLTHKDRFFDRAQASQIFAALLVQKDSKMLVKLPFPAIVKPVRLWTGKQLFSLLLRPHPDCPVKVNVRAKGKQYRDSMGEDLAPNDSFVVIRNSQLMCGVMDKSTLGSGSKCNVFYVILRDYGEEQAAICMSRLARMCPFFLSNHGFSVGIGDVTPGKALLIAKDELLSQGLFLRYGQCANYIEEFHSGRLQTQPGCTVEETLEARLLKELSVIRDRAGQTCLRELHPSNGPLTMALCGSKGSNINISQMIACVGQQAISGKRIPDGFEDRSLPHFKRHSREPAAKGFVRNSFFSGLTPSEFFFHTMGGREGLVDTAVKTAETGYMQRRLVKSLEDLCSQYDLTVRNSVGSVVQFKYGADGLDPAAMEGHDKPVDFNRMLLDITAQSPCKSESCLSSSQVLAITEQFLSSESCSGCSEEFWKDIREFVKHYSSRLLDAHLRLGLVKSPVSELKQSEDCGLSVNRSTACEVLRLTKTQLEMWLQRCTTVYLKAETEPGTAVGALCAQSIGEPGTQMTLKTFHFAGVAAMNITLGVPRIKEIINASRTISTPIITVPLEIDDDEEVARVVKMRIEKTLLGEVCSYLEEVYMENQCYIHLKLNQERIRLLKIEVNVDTIRESLCNASKLKLRYQHVVAVDKSSLLVFPPALPKSSVYYVMQQLKQELPSIVVKGIPSITRAIIHVDDSGKSERYKLLVEGLDIRAVMSTRGIKGVSVTSNHIGEVEKTLGIEAARITIMTEVLNTLKAHGMSIDNRHVMLLADLMTFRGEVLGITRFGLAKMKESVLMLASFERTADHLFDAAFLGQQDAINGVSECIIMGIPMNTGTGLFKLLHRLPVKKSHPPKRLLIFSNKEFHLFG